One stretch of Punica granatum isolate Tunisia-2019 chromosome 5, ASM765513v2, whole genome shotgun sequence DNA includes these proteins:
- the LOC116206648 gene encoding uncharacterized protein LOC116206648, giving the protein MASLHTPDLDSSSAAADSVASSPRSENASHDGLLPRVRFMCSFGGKILPRPHDSQLRYVGGDTRIVAVNRCTTFSALLSKLSKLSGINNLTVKYQLPNEDLDALISVTTDEDVENMMEEYDRLSHNHNPRSARLRLFLFSNGDVGEDSPASSISSILNGSSNREQWFLDALNGGGPPHSASGGLERGRSEASSIVSEVPDYLFGLDNSDENPPRETKLKARPILHENVSVSDPGSPAPVISSPFCSTSSAPMPDLPPVRTKPDMPIPSPELKEAPNEGFLETGETIVRQPSGYPGNPMWQYAPSSHYPSPAVQPVPVYYVQGPVPPTTVPVQPIQIRAPYVPQYTATGAQVTQIPMGYHQPIPGSGQVYGGPVRQASTLDPNRPVPDGINQQVYYGVTNTGMMAATYHGMVLPHGAEDTQVTGMEAKMSRLSQ; this is encoded by the exons ATGGCCTCTCTACACACCCCGGACCTCGACTCCTCCTCTGCGGCCGCCGACTCGGTTGCCTCCTCCCCCCGCTCCGAGAACGCATCCCACGACGGCCTCCTCCCTCGCGTCCGCTTCATGTGCAGCTTTGGCGGTAAGATCCTTCCCCGCCCTCATGACAGCCAGCTCCGCTACGTCGGCGGCGACACCCGGATCGTCGCCGTCAACCGCTGTACCACGTTCTCCGCTCTCCTCTCCAAGCTCTCCAAACTCTCTG GGATAAATAATTTGACGGTCAAGTACCAGCTTCCGAACGAGGACCTGGACGCGTTGATTTCGGTGACGACGGACGAGGATGTGGAGAACATGATGGAGGAGTACGACCGGCTCTCCCACAACCATAACCCGAGATCGGCCCGGCTCCGCCTGTTCCTCTTCAGCAACGGCGACGTCGGCGAGGACTCCCCGGCCAGCAGCATCAGCTCGATCCTCAATGGCTCGTCCAACCGCGAGCAGTGGTTCCTGGATGCGCTCAATGGCGGAGGCCCACCCCACTCGGCCTCGGGCGGCCTCGAGCGCGGCCGCTCCGAGGCCTCCTCTATAGTGTCCGAGGTCCCAGACTACCTCTTCGGGCTGGATAATTCTGATGAGAACCCGCCCCGCGAGACCAAGCTCAAGGCCCGGCCCATCCTGCATGAGAACGTGTCGGTCTCCGACCCTGGCTCGCCTGCCCCGGTCATTTCATCCCCGTTCTGCTCCACCTCGTCGGCTCCCATGCCCGACCTCCCACCCGTCAGGACCAAGCCGGATATGCCAATCCCAAGCCCCGAGCTTAAGGAGGCTCCCAACGAGGGTTTCCTAGAAACAGGCGAGACCATAGTTAGGCAACCGAGCGGGTACCCCGGGAACCCCATGTGGCAGTACGCCCCAAGCTCTCACTACCCCAGCCCAGCGGTGCAGCCTGTACCGGTCTATTATGTCCAGGGGCCGGTTCCTCCAACAACGGTTCCAGTACAACCGATACAAATCCGCGCACCATACGTCCCACAGTATACAGCAACAGGCGCCCAAGTGACCCAGATACCGATGGGATACCACCAGCCGATTCCGGGATCCGGTCAGGTCTATGGTGGGCCTGTGAGGCAAGCTTCTACCCTTGACCCGAACAGGCCAGTTCCCGATGGTATTAATCAACAGGTGTATTATGGAGTGACGAACACAGGCATGATGGCAGCAACTTACCATGGGATGGTACTGCCTCACGGCGCCGAAGACACACAGGTGACCGGAATGGAGGCAAAGATGAGTCGGCTTTCCCAGTAG
- the LOC116206647 gene encoding uncharacterized protein LOC116206647 — protein MAFNPIPEKVQKVWDEWNLRGFIILSLSLQAILILFAPFRKRTSNMFMIFLVWSAYLLADWAAAFAVGLISNSQGKDSQPDDNKNLLAFWAPFLLVHLGGPDTITAFALEDNALWLRHLIGLLFQVFAAFYVFLQTLPDNKLLLPTILMLLAGIVKYAERTRALYLASLDKYKQSMLKEPDPGPNYAKLMDEYASKMEAKLPTRIDMIAEPKKDSVKTTAIDDFPRDLNVIDSVKYAYQFYEIFRGLIVDLIFSFRERNDSRSFFQSRTADDAYKVVLIELNFMYEALYTKVVVVHSLVGYIFRFFALGNVIAALIIFIRLGKGGFHRFDVRITFTLLIGAVALDLIAMFMVFFSDWNVANIKNLAKRYRSVGGYVDRGLSPILSSFLKRKIPRTSTITLRADIKYDVFNTPVLCRRWAELISAHDLIGYCIKEKPRKICKPMGCFRWMVHIIGIVIYSPFLVVVKLLQRFKWFFEKLGQCCCRQMGFIGFLYAKSIWLFEGIFMFVFDNLGLTEIYEEITYVSKNALPKDLWEYIFNQLIKKASLADDPETARIICEAKGEWVLQDSSLGINHDEGLMQYIKNVEYDQSILLWHIATDLCYYTEDEDSLNKTNDEREFSKILSDYMLYLLARQPKMMSAVAGIGQIRYRDTIAEAEKFFNRRGIDDVKPEEKKMKRACEMVLKVNTDVEPIAVKGDRSKSVLFDACMLAKELIKKQKENKWEVMCRVWVELLSYAASHCRADAHAQVLSKGGELITVVWLLMAHLGIGKQFQINEGHARAKLLVGK, from the coding sequence ATGGCGTTTAATCCGATCCCGGAAAAAGTCCAGAAGGTCTGGGACGAATGGAATCTCCGGGGATTCATCATCCTCAGCCTCTCTCTCCAGGCAATCCTCATCCTCTTTGCCCCCTTCAGGAAACGAACCTCCAATATGTTCATGATCTTCCTCGTCTGGTCGGCCTACTTGCTTGCGGACTGGGCAGCAGCCTTCGCCGTGGGGCTCATCTCCAACAGCCAAGGCAAGGACTCACAACCCGACGACAACAAAAACCTCCTCGCCTTCTGGGCCCCGTTCCTGCTCGTCCACTTGGGCGGCCCCGACACTATCACTGCTTTCGCCCTTGAGGATAACGCCCTCTGGCTGCGACACCTGATTGGGCTCCTGTTCCAGGTGTTTGCAGCTTTCTACGTCTTTCTCCAAACCCTGCCCGACAACAAGCTGCTCCTTCCTACAATCCTCATGCTCCTTGCGGGGATTGTCAAGTACGCAGAGCGGACGCGGGCGCTGTACCTTGCGAGCCTGGACAAATATAAGCAGTCCATGCTCAAGGAGCCTGACCCGGGTCCCAACTATGCGAAGCTCATGGACGAGTATGCATCTAAGATGGAGGCAAAGCTCCCAACAAGAATCGATATGATTGCAGAGCCCAAAAAAGACAGTGTCAAGACCACGGCCATCGATGACTTTCCACGGGACCTCAACGTGATCGATTCTGTGAAGTATGCTTATCAGTTCTACGAGATCTTCAGGGGCCTCATCGTCGACCTCATCTTCAGCTTCCGCGAGCGGAACGACAGCAGAAGCTTCTTTCAGTCGAGGACAGCTGATGATGCCTATAAGGTAGTTCTCATCGAGCTTAATTTCATGTACGAGGCCCTGTACACTAAAGTTGTCGTGGTGCATTCTCTAGTGGGCTACATCTTTCGATTCTTTGCTCTGGGTAATGTTATAGCCGCCCTTATTATCTTCATCCGATTGGGGAAGGGTGGATTCCACCGATTCGATGTTAGAATTACCTTTACCTTGCTCATCGGCGCTGTTGCCCTCGATTTGATTGCGATGTTCATGGTCTTCTTCTCTGACTGGAATGTGGCAAACATAAAGAACTTGGCCAAACGGTACCGATCAGTGGGCGGTTACGTGGACCGGGGCCTTAGTCCAATCCTGAGCTCCTTCCTCAAAAGAAAGATTCCTAGGACTTCTACAATCACATTGAGGGCTGATATTAAATATGATGTGTTTAATACTCCGGTGCTATGTCGCCGGTGGGCAGAATTGATCTCTGCACACGATCTCATTGGGTACTGCATAAAGGAAAAGCCACGAAAGATATGCAAACCGATGGGTTGCTTCCGCTGGATGGTCCACATCATAGGCATTGTCATCTATTCCCCGTTCCTCGTTGTCGTGAAACTGCTGCAACGTTTCAAGTGGTTTTTTGAGAAATTAGGTCAATGTTGCTGTCGTCAGATGGGTTTCATTGGGTTCTTGTATGCTAAATCCATCTGGCTTTTCGAAGGGATCTTTATGTTTGTCTTCGATAACTTGGGATTGACTGAAATCTACGAGGAGATTACATATGTTTCGAAGAATGCGTTACCTAAGGACCTCTGGGAGTACATCTTCAACCAGCTGATAAAGAAGGCCTCACTGGCAGATGATCCCGAAACAGCGAGAATAATCTGCGAAGCCAAAGGCGAATGGGTCCTACAAGACAGTTCCTTAGGGATCAATCATGATGAAGGCCTAATGCAGTACATCAAGAACGTTGAGTACGATCAGAGCATCCTGCTCTGGCACATTGCAACCGATCTTTGCTATTACACGGAAGATGAGGACAGCTTAAACAAGACGAACGATGAGAGGGAATTCAGCAAGATATTGTCTGACTACATGCTGTATCTCTTGGCGAGGCAGCCCAAGATGATGTCTGCTGTAGCGGGAATCGGGCAGATCAGGTACCGGGACACTATTGCAGAGGCTGAGAAGTTCTTTAACAGGAGAGGTATTGATGACGTCAAGcctgaagaaaaaaaaatgaagcgGGCATGTGAGATGGTCCTCAAAGTGAATACGGATGTCGAGCCCATTGCAGTGAAGGGAGATCGGAGCAAATCGGTTCTGTTCGATGCGTGTATGCTGGCCAAGGAACTGATTAAGAAGCAGAAGGAAAATAAGTGGGAGGTGATGTGCAGGGTGTGGGTCGAGCTTCTGTCTTATGCAGCAAGTCACTGCAGGGCCGATGCTCATGCTCAGGTGCTGAGCAAAGGCGGGGAGCTCATAACTGTGGTTTGGTTGTTGATGGCTCATTTGGGGATCGGAAAGCAGTTCCAGATAAACGAGGGTCATGCTAGGGCGAAACTGCTTGTGGGTAAGTGA